caaggcgctagttccacgaaggcgatctccggtccacagtgctgggcgacgaaatcggccatgacttgacccttgacggcttttgccgattcataccgtaggtcaaactctgataaagctaagatccatttaccgatttgtcctttcaatatcggcagcgacagcatgtacttcactacatcatctttgcatacaactatacattctgccgacagtagatagtgcctgagtttggtgcatgagaagtaaagacacaaacacaaacgctccactggaggatatcttatttcggcatccaggagtcttctactaacgtaataaattacccgctctttgccttcaaactcttggactagagccgacccaatagctttttcatcggctgataaatatagtttaaacggcttacccgtttgagggggaaccaggactgggggtgagaccaagtatcgcttgatgtcttctaacgccttgcgctgttcttctccccatataaattcctggtctggcttcaacttcagaagtggtgtgaacgcctgaatccgtccagatagattagatataaaccttctgatgaagtttaccttgccgattagagactgtagctcagttttgttctgtggagcgacgactttgttgatggccgctatggtcttctgattgacctCTATACCCCGttcatgcaccatgaatcctaagaactgtccggcggagacgccgaaagcgcatttgttgggattcatcttaagaccatgctttttggtacactctagcacccttcgcaaatcggctaggtgttcctcgtggcttttggacttgaccacaacgtcatcgatgtagatctccaccaggaggccaatgagtttgtgaaaaatgtaattcatggctctctgatatgtagcaccagcattcttcaagccgaaagtcatcaccacccactcgaatagaccaagatggcctggacatctgaaagccgttttgggtatgtcctcttcggccataagtatttgattgtatccggcatttccatccatgaagctaataattttgtgtcccgcggcagcgtcgatcaatacatcggccgtaggcatggggtaaccatccatcggtgtggcctgattaagattcctgaaatcgacgcaaacgcgtagcttcccatttttcttgtacaccggcacgatattagaaatccactcggcataacgacattgccgaataaattttgcctcaattagccgagttatttcagcttttatgtctggtaaaattttaggattgcaccgccgtgcgggttgttggtacggccgataccctggctttatgggtagccgatgttcaacaatagatcgatctaatccgggcatctcgtgatactcccaagcaaaacaatccttgaattctcttaataaatttgtcaatttacacttatactctggatctaaatttgcactaataaaagtcggccttggtttggtcccgtcacctaagtctatcatctctaatgaatcggccgacgtgaatccgtgtcccagcttcccgtcctctcgggcgaactgatccatctattgcgcttcttcggagccgactgctcggatcggctgtaggccaaaatcggtgaccttcaggaaatcggtttcccacaccctacctgatatgcatctgacggtttcgcagctccattgctgtgcgtcggctgctgcgatgctgtacgcggagtcgactttgaccacctcgatgttatcgccgacccattgtacaaggcattgatgcatagttgacgggatgcagcagtttgcgtgtatccagtctcggccaagaagcatattataggaccctttgccattaatgatgaaaaacgtggtaggaagggtcttactgccgatggtgaggtcgacgcagagggcaccgcgagcgtttgacaccttgccttcgaagtccttgagcatcatgtccgtcctggttaggtcgtcgtcgctctttcccaactttcggagtacggcatacggcatgatgttgacggcagctcccccgtcgaccatcaatctagtgagggggcgaccgtcagcatgccctttaaggaacaacgccttcatatgttgtcgttcgtcatcttcgggcttttcgaacgtggccatcattggttctaaagccaaccgtgttgtttgttcctctatcgccgacacgtcctgttgatcggcaggggtcataaactccatcggcaatatgaaaaccataccgatttcggctgccgattcatcacccgccgattcattgttgcccttgtcgtttcttttggggcgccacacctgaggcctcccttccttcttgtccatcgcgctctcttcttcttgttgttcccattggcggaggcgttggattctccgtttttgtgatttggttaaaccgtcggggcaccatctggggtttattggcctcccttctttcccagcgcgttcccattctggctcTCGTCCTAATGGGTTCTCatccgttacccgagcatcggccatgtcttcgagccggctgtgaatgctggctttgctatttgacTGATCATGACGATCggccctgcccccctgcctattatggcttcttcCTTTTGACCGATCATattggtcacttctgccccccagccgatcacgcatgggagggcgctgctcatctgggttgcgccaattcctgctgatcggttctggccttctgtctctagagcgagacctggtgaacggccgattgcctcgatagggaccgttgcactccgggcaagtatcggccgatggtagcctgaggttattttcccaacaatgtacgaagaatgggcatctccagtgctcctcgtgccgacgcatcgcttcctctcgggaccttGAATGctcatgttggcgttggtacttttggagcaggaactgggaagtaatgcgtggcccttctgactcaccatcatcgtcctccattcgtcgctttcccttgatgtcttcagacgtgatttgatttctgggatcgacagcgccactctttttggccgactcggacgtcagcacttttgtttggagagaattctttcccgtgtcagccatgttggtaggaaaagggtgctggtcgattttcattggtttggccggttttgccggcacttcaaatttgagtctgccctgctcaatggccgactgtatttgttgtctgaagattttgcactcgttggtatcatgtgatgtggcattgtgccacttgcaatacttcatcttcttcaattgttcggcagagggtattgtatggtaaggcgaaagtttaatctgcccttcctggagtagaagatcgaagattttgtcagctttagttgtatcgaaaccaaatgtttccggctccttcttgccgaacgggcatgatatcggcttctttcccttaatccactctgcaagtccgattttGGCATCTTCCTCACCttctaattcttccaggaatgccactttcttctggaaattccttcttggatcgaatggacgcacctcctgcccggacaatcggtggacaatctggctcaggctctcgaactcttgtgaagcatatttttctttaatgtgtggcagcaggccttggaaagctatatcggccaactgggcatcggttagagccagggagtagcatttgttcctgatttcccgaaacctctgtatatacgagggtatcggtTCATCACTTCTCTGCCGGAGACTAGTcaaatcagacagcttcatttcgtggaccccagcatagaagtacttgtggaactgcctttctagatcggcccatgtgataattgagtttggtggcaaagttgtgaaccattggaaggccgatccagacaaggatgacgagaacaatcgtacccgcagggcatcttgcgtagctgcctccccgtattggatgatgaatctattcacatgttctacggtagaggtgtcatccatccccgaaaatttggtaaaatcaggaactttgtaccgatggggaaacggcaacaagtcatatgtagatgggtatggtgttctgtaggtataagtttgcaccttcggcttcaggccgaattgttcttgcattacctccgcgatttgcgccgaccaatctggttgttgctggggaatagttggcggcgggatcggcacatgctgataaatcggaggttgaataaaaggaggttgatgaaaaggcggtatctgagtataagccggtggtgtagtaaaggacggctgcttgtatgaaccacttgtttcatcatatagcatgagctctgacgttttgttgacctccggagcgataggctggtatggtggtatgatcggccgagtggccgtttgggagggtgtctggaacggaggatttccttgactgaccgattgattcaaaccggccGTGTTTAAAGGCgccccccagggtaaagggatgactggagggagtggtgcagaTGACGGTTGGATAGAgccatatcccaaaggagttgatgacgtagaagcactggatcctccgacagaggattggatcggctgtgaagcctgataagcctgatttggtggaatcggctgaaaatacgtcggtcccctgtacccttgtggtatacctccggcgaaggagttgacaacagcattgtgcaccatgtttgaaagtaccggggattggttgatgaaggcgtgatgaagagattgttgaatcatatcggacattttatccgaatcttcagaaattgtgatctggcggggagtagggaaaggagactttttaacagtttccccgctcctggaacgactgaaggatttcaagcaagttttacggacttgctccaaatactgattcagatcttctttttggtcgtcctttagatctgcttccgtcacttcgatgacgttatcttcggagacttcagcagctttcgacatgacagcggttgtattggtcccaccgggcgtgccaaaagtgtgttggcgctagaaatcggtcaaccgaatcccagtgaccgacacacgacccgggagaatctgcttagctcctgttcgggtgaatgccctggtgcggttcgcgcggcgtgccagccaatctgacctgttgattggcaaggaagaacacgtgtcaaattcaataactacgatcggctaagtttccgatcgagagagcttatcggcaaatcggccgatttactgtgatgatgaaatcggTTATAAGAcaacacgatccctgtagctttgtagacagaaaaatactaaagtaatcggtacaaagcgcGTAATAAcagtactaggaaaagatctaatcggcaacgaatggatctaacaacagaaagtaatgaaagccgatactaccgattcctagcgagataactggtgataaaaactaggaaaaacaggtaaaaacctatgaatctagttgatatcgataactgatgaataagtctaaacgaaacaacagcgatgcgccggaagttaaagcttagatattactcgataaacggaacttacagaatcggccggagatcaagatgatgcagccctgccaacccgcacgaactcgtgagaaggaaaagtgacggcgaagtcgcctgctcgaaagtaagtacgaagaataaagtaacttgttgtattgattgattgttgtatttacagatttacaaaggtagctatttatagtcccgtacagataacttcctaaccgactagaattctatctcttattcaaacagaaaacaaatatctacaagcacagtTCGTATTAGGTTAgataccccacgcttcgtgggctgacctccaccttatccttccatccttttccaagcccatacaggcccaattagtccatcctcctgatcggccgatttctcatcggcaaaggattaccgattgggaatCTGGCGTATTCTccctgaagcgaagcaaaagctgccagccgattcctcactatagcaccatttgaccgattcctaACTGCACTTCCTCGATTTCCTTTccccttggcgccgattctactgatgacgaaatccggcgtcaacagtggtatgttttccttcacacatgttctttttgaaaataaatttaatattaaattgattaatgtATGATAACCGAGTTCTTTTCTATATAAAATATGTTTAGTGTTATACACTGTTTTTCATGATAAGTgctaatttgattaatgcctacttcataccctcttctaaataaaagctaattaAGTTATATAttggtttttcataaactaaagttaatttggttaatgcctatctaaataattcttccaattaaaagccactaagagttatacctcggtttttcataaattaaattcaatttgattaatgtttattcaatttgttttctaaataaaatctatacatgttatatctcgagttttcataattaaatctTAATTTGGccaatatgaatataaatgtgtttttaaattataatttggttagttcaacccgaatcataaagctatgcgcttaccttatttttaaattaaatgtttaaattgcataaattatacttaaatattttaataaaattggactaagctttacaccgtctttcttatgaaaatatgagtgtgacttgattaattccaactaaaggcatttctctgaaatatatttacaatacttttctcaactaaaataaataaagcttgtagctctcatctttcttttataatttaaaattatcgatagctttatcttttcaaccatagttccattttaagcgttccttacgttcgtgtgaccttagatcgagccttgttgtttagtacgctcttttcaagctttccttttgttttggtgtattgttcttagttatACTTGTTTGTTGCTTGCATGTTTGGGCCAATGTTTGCtccgagtagaaggatcgttgaTCGGAAGTTTGAAGAGTAAGAgcttcaagagagcaagagtcgaaaagcagtaagagtaactttctgttggagaaaggcaagtgtccctaaccatccttctacctatgctttgttaataatatcatgattatgttatcggaacatggagaaccacgtaggaaaatagtgctaccacaagactaaatggctctgatcttggctgaataattagaaactctagtatggggtaatcttaccgaaagggcaagaggggatgCGTTGATagggtatagcactcgctctcttgggaagtgggctttgctaagacattgtacccactaggggactgttatgctctgcttcgacctgaaacattagcgggttaccacttactagcgaatctttgtaaaggcctcgtagcgtccctatgcaatcacacctcggaagtgtggtatggtgcctagctagcaccgcatggttgggtccaaagttctttgaacttttacgcgacttgtgggtaaagatgtgcaacctctgcagattgtaaaactgatcgatcagtcgtgctcacggtcaagagcggcctggaccctcacatgattaattaaacttaaagatggacttaaatcataaattttggttatttcttgtggccttacTGAGTACctaccataagtgtactcacccttgcttaatgctgctcagaagaaggtgtgtgaagtattctgaagatgatgctaagttctaggcgtacgcaacccccagtcgattgcctgtgaagtttggagcctccgtttccagtatttaagctgtgtatctctgatggtttcgtaagtttttatttgtatctttttacgtgatactgttgctgttattcacttatgatgtcactatatgtatgaaacttgatcctggcatacatataggtagcacttggttttgtccttaaaaccgggtgtgacaacgTCCCTAGCTTCTATCTCCACAGAGCCTCGCCCTCTGGCCCAGCGACACGCTCGTGCGGCTGGTTTGCTGTGAGAGCTGGACGCCGGTgctgggcgcggcgcggcgccatgTCTGCCATATTggcgtggcgcggcgcgcgcacaAGTTTGTGCAATTTTTAATTTTCAGAGAAACAGTATGTGTGGATGTGAGCAAATATCCTTGGAAACTTGCCGCAGTCTGATTCAAATTCGTGGAAGAAAGAAATGACAAAGGTATGTTCTGTTTCAAGTTTCAGAGAAGTAGCATATGTTCTTATGAACAGACATCCTGGATTCCAAGATTACGATTCAGCGTACATTATACAGCGATGGCCATAAATACAACAAAGAACTGTACACGCTTGGAGAAAACGTATATGTGAAATCAATCGTTGCAGTAGCCTCCGCTACAACAAATTTTGTCTGAACCACGTTTCCTCTACCTTTTTCAACATCTCATGGTTCAGTTCTTGATCTCTGTTAATTCAACTGAAGGCCAGGCGCTCTTAAGACCCAAGAAGCAAAGAACTAGAAAGGCTAACAGGAACAGTAGACTGTCAAAGGAATGCAAAATAATTGACTGAATAATCCTGTGTGTGCAATTGTATATATGTTCAGAGAAGCAGCATGTGTCTTTGTGAACAAAAGAAAGCAATCAGGATACACTCAATCAGTACATTATACTGCACACAACGAAAATGCAACAGGACAAAAGAAGATTCAAAATTGTATCCATCCTAGTTACAAGCAGATTGATAGGATCGATAGCAGATCGAGTTCAGAAGTAATCTCTCAGCCGTATTCTCACCAACACACCGAATGATTGGATAGAGTTATAGACAAATGATGAACGGTGGATGCAGAGCCATACAAGCTAGGCAGTCCATTTGATGTACGCTGGTTTCTTTGGTGTCGGCAGTTCTTTCTCGCCATTGAGCATCAGAAGAACATCTGCCATGGTGGGCCGGTCTGCCGACTCATGCTGAGCGCACAGCAGGCCTATCTGTATGCACCTTTTTATCTCCACTAGCTGAGGCTCGGCAAACAGTGCCGGATCAAACTTCCGTCGACCTTCGAGAGCCTTCCAAGCCTGACAGTATTCCACATCAGGAAAAAAACAAGCATAATATAAGCACGGTTTCTCTCGATCGAGGGACAACATATCCGTGTTAATAATCCATAGATGTACCTCTAAAGTGTACACAAAATTCCACTAAAAATCATGGATAGATGGTGCatgctaacatctaaagttacGCAAAAATTGAACTTTAATTGGAAAGAATATACAAGAAGAAATAACTTTCTAGTGGAATTCTGCACAAGTTTTATTCCAACCTTTAATCTTGCATGACAGTAGATGATCTATATTAGCTATTTTTAGTGGAATTTTGCATGCACTCCCCATCGATCATGTTTGTGGAATTTTTTTTACACAGGCTCACCGAGGAACAATAACAGATCCATGTTCGTGGTGCGTGTCAGCACGTACCCATCGGTGTAGATGGAATTCTCTTGGTTGGTTATGTCGTCTTCGGATTCCACTTACAGTCTCAAGGAGGGTGACGCCAAAACCGTACACATCGTTCATCATTGACACAACACCGTCTGTCAGATATTCTGGAGCTATATATTGACTGAACAGTTAAAAATCAAAATTTACATCAGCAAAAGATAATAaatgaggaaaagaaggaatTAACTAAACCTCCATGCAATGGAGATACCTAAGGGCTCCTTTGGGAACTCAGAATCCCGAGGGGATCCCGCTATTTTCCCTGGGTCGGAAGCCCACGTGGGCAACTCACCACCGGCCGAATCGCCTCCTCATTTGGGAGCCCATCGGACGGGGAGGCCAGACCACATCCGCGACTTTTCCCCGGGGCGAGCCGTCCTCACCTGTAGATTCCTCCTAGCATTTGCGCATTGTGCACATCTAGCAGCGTGGCCACACCATTTACTCGTTTTCGAAAAGACTAAATCATGAGTACTACAAGAAGCCCAGTGCAGTGGACGAAAGACGTGTTTTGATG
This genomic window from Setaria viridis chromosome 8, Setaria_viridis_v4.0, whole genome shotgun sequence contains:
- the LOC140220312 gene encoding receptor-like serine/threonine-protein kinase SD1-6; its protein translation is MGSQMRRRFGRCQYIAPEYLTDGVVSMMNDVYGFGVTLLETVSGIRRRHNQPREFHLHRWAWKALEGRRKFDPALFAEPQLVEIKRCIQIGLLCAQHESADRPTMADVLLMLNGEKELPTPKKPAYIKWTA